The Methanobacterium bryantii DNA segment AAAGTACCTAAAATGCTTTTAGATAAATTTAAAAACTCGAATTATTTTATAATACATATCAACGTCATTATTTAACTTATATCCTCCATAAAAGCATGGAAAAAGTATTTAATATATAAAACCCAACATATAATATAATAATAATAGGAGGAAGATATAATGAAATTAAGTGCAAGGAACCATATTAAAGGAACTGTAGAAAAAGTTGACGAAGGCGCAATTATGGCCAGCGTTAAAATAAAAATTGATGCCCCCGACACAATAACCTCCATAATAACCAAAGAATCCATTAAAGATCTAGATATCAAAGCAGGCGATAAAGTAGTAGTTATCGTTAAATCCACCGAAGTCATGATCGGAAAAGAATAATATTAATTACATGTTTTCTCAACCTCAAAAATCGTAGATTTTTGATAGTATTTAATGCCGAGGAATTTTTAAATTCGACACCCCGAAAACCTATGGTTTTCGAAGACCGCAGAAATTTTTATAAAAATTTCTGCAGGGTTCTTTTTAAAAACTGAAATTAATCGTTAGTTATACTTCTAATTTTTAATTTATTGAACTTTCAAATGCTTAAACACACACTAACCCTTTATTTAAAGCCCTGTAAAAAAAACATGTTAAATTATAATGATTAATCCCTTGTTACAGCTTTAAAAATCCCATTTTCTTCATAGACAAATAATATGACTTCACCATTTACAGGACATGGTTTTACCGGCTTATCCCCTTCATTAAATATTATTCCCTTTGTAATAGGGCGACCATCTGGAGTAAATATTCCATCAATACCTGCCCCAATAAGCTTTTCAACTGGCTGCGGTCCCTTAAGTTTCCTAATTCTTCCTATTTGTAAAAACCTACCATCATTTCCAGCATATGCTAGCCCTAGTCCTGCCACAGCTCCAATTACACCACTTCCATTTCCGCCAATGCTTTCCAGTTGAATGTTAGAATTTAATGCAAGATTCCAGGCCCTTTTGGAGATAATAACTGTTTCCTTAGCATCTTTACCATAAGCAACAACCGCTGGTGAGATACAACTTTCATGAGCTACAGCAAGCCCCGGATTGCTGCCATTATTAAAATTATCCTGCATCACTTCTTTAACCGATTCAAAAATATTGTCAACATACTCTTCTTCAGTATCTACATGAATAACAGCACCAAAGTTATGCAAAGAAAAATTGATGTCGGGATGCACGTAAAACTGGTGCCGTGTAACGCCGTAAACAGGATATTTTTTTGAAATTTCGCCTGCAATTATACGTGCAAATTTGCCTGTGCCCACAGATTCAGAGTTTCCGGTGTCGTCGATGCCTACATAAATTGTCATTTAAATCATTACTCATTTATTTTGAAAAATATCATGCGACTGTTGAATTAAAAACAGTAACATAAGCCGAATCAACGGCCTTACCATTTACAGGAGTTAATATAATGTCGTAACGGGAATTAGAATTAGCTTTGATTTCAGCAATTACTCCTTTGTTTTCAGCAATTTCAGTCCCGTTTATATCATATCCAACCACAAGAATCTTAAAATTGCTATAACTTTTATTTGCATTGTTAATTAATAAACCGCTTACTTCATAAGACCCATTCCTTAAATCTATTATATCCGGCATATTATCTGGCTCTATTCCAGTTGAAAAGTCGCTCATAACTTCACCAGAACCAGACTCCCTAACTACACCTTCCGAAGATCCAGATCCTGAAACTCCCCCTGTAGATGTGAATCCATATATTAATGCCATTACTAAAACTATGCTGATTACTCCTGTTATGGGGATCATTTTCAGGTTTTTATTTTCTATTTCCTCTACTTTCTTAGCAGCGAAGCTCCCAAGAGCTGCAGCTAAAAGATAGCCTGCAATTGTACCAATTAAAATTAAGTAATTCTCAGGCATGTTTACTGTACGTGTCATTTCTGCATACAATTTGGCCAATAATGAAATTATTACAACGATTAGCCCCCCATAAATTCCATACTGTATCTTTTTCTCCTTAGAGAGGAAAGTAGTTGTAAATCCTCCAACTGCAAGGGTAATTGCTCCAATTACAAATCCAATTAATCCAGAAGAAGATAAATCATATGCCCCTGTAACTGACCCCAAAAAAACATTGTAAATATACATAACAATAATTCCCACTATAATCGCGATAACTGGATGATATCCATTAAATGTTTGTCTGCTGTCTTTATCTGCCATTTTCCCAAGAAAGCCACCTATTCCTGCAAAAATAGGGGCGAAAATTAATACACGGTAATCTCCCAAAACTAAAGTAATTACTGCCAATATTAAACCATAATATATACTGTACCTAATTTTTTTACCTGCTGCAAACCATGTAGCTATTCCCCCACCTAAAATAAAAAGGAATACTGTTAAACTACCTAAATAAATATTTAAGGCTACACTTAAACTTATTTCACATATAAAAAGCAAAATTGTAGTTATTAATGCAAGAATTATTGATAAAAAGGGTTTCATTATTATCACCTGTAATTTTCATAACTTCATCAACATTAATAAACAGATACTATTTTAAAGTTCACTTTTAATAAGCGCAAATTACTGTACTTTCTGAATTCCCAGTTTAACAGTACTTTCAAAGCATTTAAATGTCAGATATCGATTTAGTAAATTAGTGTGTCCTGTTTTAACAGACCATTTAACTCATCCAGCATATCACGTGTTATTTATCATTATCGTTTTTCCAGTTTTAGGGTCCTTATAAACTGTACCTAACTGAGTTAAACCATTTGAAGAGCTGGAAGATGAATTTTCAGAAGTTACATTCACCTCTTTACCCAATTTAAGGTCAACAGTTTTACTTACTTCCTGCGGTGATGAATTCATGAATATTATGGTAAATATAAGGAACCCAACTGCTAGTACCAGCATACAGTCTATCATGTTTACAGCGTAGATCATAGGGTCTATCTCTTCATCTGAAGAGAGTATTTTTTTCCGCCGTTTCATCATCTTCTTTTTCAACATCAGGAAATCTCCAGAATTGTGTCCACCAGGGTTTCAAGGTTTGAAATATCTTCTTCATACCACCTGCGCCTTATTTTTGATGTAATGAACGCAACCGCTGCAGCAGCCATACCTAGTACTGCTGCATCAAACGCAATTAACAGGTGCTGTGCCAGACTTTGAATGTCCCCAGAACCTAAAGCTGTAAGTCCTGGACCTAATGGAATTAAAGTCCCCATAAGACCAATTGCTGGAGAAATCTTTGCGATTATATCCGTCCTCTCCAGTTTCTTAGATGCCCATAAACCTTCATCCTCCACCATTTTAATGGCCAGAGATTCCCTAAAGTCCTTACTCACGTTTGAACTCCCTGCTAAAGTTTTGAGTACTTCTTTATGCCTCTTTGGAATCTTACCTTCTTCAATCACTTTAATTAATTCATCATGATTTCTACCCTTTACAGCTAAAATCTGATTTATAAATTGTTTAATGTCAAATTCATGTTTTCTCCGCTTGTAATATTCCGCCAGCAGGATGCCCATGTTAATCAGAGCATATATAAAGAAAAGTGAGAGTACAATCAGTACCGGTGTCAGGAGACACTGGGTAACTGCATGCATTGTGCTGTCAAACATATCGTTGATGGAAGCTGTTACCATTTAACCACCTTTTCATTTAATGTATTGTTTAAATTGATTGTTTTTTTTATTTAAGAGATTTAATTATCGGAATTATGTAAATGAACCAAATGGGACCCACGTCACTCTTCCCTCTTGATTCCATAGAAGTAACCTGCAGCCAGCAGGCCGATTATCAACAGTACTGCCAGGATATACATTGCCAGAGTATTGTCTTGAGCTTGAGGAGTAGTTACATTAACCTCATTTGCTTTTTTATTCCCACTGCCCCCGCCGCCGCCAGTCTGTAGATTTTGCAGGAGATTATTTTTCTCTGATGAAGTCAAATTACCTATAGCACTGGCAAGTTCAGCGTTGCCCAGAGTATCGATAAGATCAGTGCCACTGCCTGTTCCATTACCATTTCCATTGCCCGTGCCGTTGCCGGTTCCGTTACCTGTACCGTTACCCCTGCCGTTTCCATTACCGTTTCCATTACCATTATCAGTATCATTCTTGCTGAGAATGGTTAGAGTATCAGCCCTTGCAGCAGCTACTCTATTTTCCATATGGATACCGTAGCCCTCCAGTACAAGTGTGTCAAACCGTGCCGTGGCTTTTATATTTTTACCTGCCGCTGCAGGAAGCACTTTGGCTGTTAAAATTGCAGTTTTTTGCTGGCCCCTTTCAATACACCTCATCCTGTATACATCCCATATTCCCGTGCTTGGATTATAATTCTGCAGATTTCTATCCGGTACAACAAAAGACATGTACTGCAGTCCATCAGGTACAGGCATGTATATCTTCAGAGGGCACCAATCTACCAACCCATTGTTAGTTGCAGTTACAGTTATGGTAACTGTATCACCCACATTTGCTACCTGCGGATTAACTGAAACAGTTAAATATCCATTAAATAGAGTAGTTGGATCTATCGGCAGCACAATGGGAGTATCATTACCCTCGCCATCTGCAGATATAGCCCCCATTGTTGAAAATATGAAAAATAATGCCATTATTATTGGAATTATTGGAATAACTGATTTTATAAGTTTCATTTTCACTCCATGCAGATTCAATACTATTTTTTAATTTATGCAATTATTGATTTATTGTTGAAATAATAACGTATAAATTCTTTTATTTCCATTTTAAAACTTTAATTACTGTATTTATCCATATCAAATCATGTTAATATATTAAATATTAATAAAGCTGGACCTATGAGTATTATATCCAAATATACGTAATTCTTACCTATTTTTTATTCAGCTATAGGTGCATATATACGTATCGAACGTATCCACTTGTTAAATAAAAATCAGAAAATACGGTGATCTAAAAAAATAAAAAAAACAGGTCAGTATTTTCCTGTTTTGAATTTCCATGTGTAACCAATACCATTATTTCCTGCCACATCTTTTATGGCTGATGCGGGAATATAAATCTGGTACCATGTGTAAGCAGACCTTTTACCTGTTTTAAGGTACAATATATTGTTTTTGATCAGTTTGCTTACTGCTATTTTTTTGCCTGTTTTCAGGTTTTTGATGTATACTTTGGACCAGTTTATGCTGGTTTTGATGTTTTCGCTGAATTTAATGTAGAGTGTTTTTGACCTGGAAATGCCTGTACTGCTTTTTTTAGGGTACATTGATTTTACGTATGGTCGTGTTTTGTCTATGACATATTTTACAGTGTAAACTGGGGATTTATTTCCCGCTTTGTCCACAGCTAAAAACTTCAAAGTAGTTGAAGAGGTAATGCTAATCTGGCCAGTGTATTTAGT contains these protein-coding regions:
- a CDS encoding DUF11 domain-containing protein codes for the protein MKLIKSVIPIIPIIMALFFIFSTMGAISADGEGNDTPIVLPIDPTTLFNGYLTVSVNPQVANVGDTVTITVTATNNGLVDWCPLKIYMPVPDGLQYMSFVVPDRNLQNYNPSTGIWDVYRMRCIERGQQKTAILTAKVLPAAAGKNIKATARFDTLVLEGYGIHMENRVAAARADTLTILSKNDTDNGNGNGNGNGRGNGTGNGTGNGTGNGNGNGTGSGTDLIDTLGNAELASAIGNLTSSEKNNLLQNLQTGGGGGSGNKKANEVNVTTPQAQDNTLAMYILAVLLIIGLLAAGYFYGIKREE
- a CDS encoding TOBE domain-containing protein: MKLSARNHIKGTVEKVDEGAIMASVKIKIDAPDTITSIITKESIKDLDIKAGDKVVVIVKSTEVMIGKE
- a CDS encoding ABC transporter substrate-binding protein; this encodes MTIYVGIDDTGNSESVGTGKFARIIAGEISKKYPVYGVTRHQFYVHPDINFSLHNFGAVIHVDTEEEYVDNIFESVKEVMQDNFNNGSNPGLAVAHESCISPAVVAYGKDAKETVIISKRAWNLALNSNIQLESIGGNGSGVIGAVAGLGLAYAGNDGRFLQIGRIRKLKGPQPVEKLIGAGIDGIFTPDGRPITKGIIFNEGDKPVKPCPVNGEVILFVYEENGIFKAVTRD
- a CDS encoding DUF2149 domain-containing protein, with translation MLKKKMMKRRKKILSSDEEIDPMIYAVNMIDCMLVLAVGFLIFTIIFMNSSPQEVSKTVDLKLGKEVNVTSENSSSSSSNGLTQLGTVYKDPKTGKTIMINNT
- a CDS encoding MotA/TolQ/ExbB proton channel family protein, yielding MVTASINDMFDSTMHAVTQCLLTPVLIVLSLFFIYALINMGILLAEYYKRRKHEFDIKQFINQILAVKGRNHDELIKVIEEGKIPKRHKEVLKTLAGSSNVSKDFRESLAIKMVEDEGLWASKKLERTDIIAKISPAIGLMGTLIPLGPGLTALGSGDIQSLAQHLLIAFDAAVLGMAAAAVAFITSKIRRRWYEEDISNLETLVDTILEIS